Below is a window of Planctomycetia bacterium DNA.
GCAGCCGATCGAGGCTGTCGGTGAAGTCTTTCACGATCCGAGACGGATCGAGATTGAACTGCCGGATGATCCGGTGCAAGTCGGAGTCTTGCAGCTGCAGCACTTGATGCAGCCAATGCACGAGCTCGACATAAGGGTTGCCGCGCAGCTTGCAGAACGTCGTCGCGCTCTCGATCGCGCGGTAGCCGACGCTGTTTAATTTGCCGAACAGTTTCGATCGACTGATTTCACTCACGGGACGGACCTCTCGGATTTATCGGAACGGTATTTCGGATAAGGGCGTATTTAGACTTCGCAGTTAGGTTTCGTAGCTTGGCTTCTTAGCTGGACATCGCGGATAGTTTTAGAGCGGATAGTTTAGAATTGTTTCGGATCGCTAGCGAGCGGGGCGGCGTTAGGCGGCGTCGAGCCCTCGGCTGAGGACGAGGTCGCGGGCATCTTCGCCCGGCTTGCGACGGCCGAGCCAAGTGGTCCAGCCGAGTTTGCCTTGCCGGCCGAGCGTCAGCCGCGGAATTTCCTCGCTCTTGAGCGTGAGCCGCACGTCCCAACGCAGCGTCAGGCCGACGTAGTTGCGGATCACGTCTTTCAGGCGCGTGAGCGTGGCCCCGCCGGGGAGCAAGCGGTTGTAGTCGGCGAAGTTCATCGGGCCGAGATCCAAGCGAAACGTCTGCCGCCGATCCCACACGCGCGTCCCGAGGATCGCGCTCGAGCCGAGCGTGGCGCAGGCGCGATCGACCCCGAGCTTGAGCCGACAATCGGCCGGCAAGTCGAGCCAATGGCCGACGAACTCTTCGAGCTTGGCCGGCACGCGCAGAAACGAGCCGACGATCGCGCACAGGCCGACTGCGTGGCGCGTTTGCGCGGAAAGATGGCCGACGAAATGGAGCTTCGTATGGTCGGGCATCGCATCGCGATTGCGGAGCGACGGCACGCCGATCCCCATCAGCGAACCGGCGTACGTGGCGAAGCGATCGCTTTCCGGACGATCGAACTGCACTGTCGGCTGGGAATCGGCCCAAGCGCGATAGAAGTACGTGGCGAAGCGATGATGAAAGACGTCGAAGAAGCGGGCGATCGTTTGGTCGCGATTGCGGAGGATCCGTTCGTAAGCGAACTCGGTGAGATGCAGCGGCAGCGGGCCGTTGGCGCCGAGCAGACCGAAGAAATAGGTCTGCAAGCGCCACACCTCGGCATCGCCGAGCTTCTGGAACGACGCCAAGGTCGAGGGGGCGAAAGCCATCGTCGGCACTTGGCCGATGCGCAGCGACTCGTCGCGCGGGCGCGCAGAGTAGCCGATCCGCGGTTGATTGCGGAACGTCGCTTCCAGGCGGCGCAAAGTCTGGTAGAAGCCGAATCGAAAAGGCTCGGCTTCGAGGCTTTGCAACCAACCTAGATCAGGTGCTTTCGTCCGATGCTCGCCGGCCATCGCATGATCTCGCCACGTTCCGTGGTGCGCAGAATCGTTTCGGTGAATGAATTGATCGAGACGTACTTCGTGAAAAACTCCGCCAACACGCCCCCCAACAAGAACACGCCCGCTCCGGCGTAGTTCGACTCGTCGCAAGTGAGCGTGATTTCCAAACCTCGGCCGAACGTCATCGGGCCCGGCATCGGCAACCGCCGCGTGACGGGCTTCGACTCGACCTTCTGCAACCCTTCGACTTGCTTCAACTGGTCCGCTTCGTAAATGTCGGCATAGAGCTTCAGCAACTCGCGCAGCGCGGTCGCTCCCCCTTGTCCCTCGTTGCCGACGAGCGACAAGTAGTTCAACGACAGATGGTTGATGAGCCGCCAAATGTGCGCGCCGGAGACGAAGTCGTGGGCGGGAATCGGCTCGGTCGGGCCCGCGAC
It encodes the following:
- the tssG gene encoding type VI secretion system baseplate subunit TssG translates to MAGEHRTKAPDLGWLQSLEAEPFRFGFYQTLRRLEATFRNQPRIGYSARPRDESLRIGQVPTMAFAPSTLASFQKLGDAEVWRLQTYFFGLLGANGPLPLHLTEFAYERILRNRDQTIARFFDVFHHRFATYFYRAWADSQPTVQFDRPESDRFATYAGSLMGIGVPSLRNRDAMPDHTKLHFVGHLSAQTRHAVGLCAIVGSFLRVPAKLEEFVGHWLDLPADCRLKLGVDRACATLGSSAILGTRVWDRRQTFRLDLGPMNFADYNRLLPGGATLTRLKDVIRNYVGLTLRWDVRLTLKSEEIPRLTLGRQGKLGWTTWLGRRKPGEDARDLVLSRGLDAA